Proteins encoded together in one Terriglobus saanensis SP1PR4 window:
- a CDS encoding GH39 family glycosyl hydrolase, giving the protein MILRSKYLSLAAIFVFGIACSSGAQDAKRYEIKIDRSKSLVSKSTPTLQVVVNPMLLRGAPMHDGSFEALHALGADYVRYVPWLPYPRQAVAELEEPKDGHTSWDFSHIDPTLEDFMKATEGHSVILNFSTIPAWMYKTAKPVTYPTDPNEVSWDYTQGTELRDPSMKEVAGYFVRLLSWYTKGGLTDEYGKWHESGHHYKVAYWELLNEIDFEHHWSPETYTRFYDATVEAMRKVDPNLKFVALAMAIPGKSPEMFAYFLNPAHHRKGIPIDFISYHFYASPGDDQTLDHWQFTFFAEEEGFLNTVRYIETIRKHYAPSVKTDLDEIGVILAEDGKENAQPGKYVAKDEPPAYWNLAGAMYADLYTQCARMGIDVIGESQLVGYKSQFPSVSMVNYKTSKPNARLLILKLLHDNFGPGDKIPDTTGGDSSLTIQAFDTKEGHKLLLINKRNRGQEVTLPSDVGSYRVSRVVTSAADSIETAEAQSRRSLKLEPFEVAVLTWK; this is encoded by the coding sequence ATGATTCTGAGAAGTAAGTATTTGTCTCTTGCAGCCATCTTTGTTTTTGGCATTGCATGCTCTTCTGGCGCACAGGATGCGAAGAGGTATGAGATCAAGATTGATCGATCGAAGTCTCTGGTTTCTAAATCGACTCCTACGCTTCAGGTCGTGGTGAACCCGATGCTTCTTCGGGGGGCGCCGATGCATGATGGATCTTTTGAGGCGCTGCATGCGCTCGGAGCGGACTATGTCCGTTACGTTCCCTGGCTTCCCTATCCACGTCAGGCCGTGGCAGAGCTTGAGGAGCCGAAGGATGGTCATACTTCGTGGGACTTTTCGCATATCGATCCCACGCTTGAAGACTTCATGAAGGCGACCGAAGGGCACAGCGTCATCCTTAACTTCAGCACGATCCCTGCATGGATGTACAAGACGGCGAAACCGGTCACCTACCCCACGGATCCGAACGAGGTTTCCTGGGACTACACACAGGGAACAGAGCTACGCGATCCTTCGATGAAGGAGGTGGCAGGCTATTTCGTCCGACTTCTGAGTTGGTACACGAAGGGTGGGCTCACGGATGAGTACGGGAAGTGGCATGAATCAGGACATCACTACAAGGTGGCGTATTGGGAGTTATTAAACGAGATCGACTTCGAGCACCATTGGTCTCCGGAGACCTACACGCGTTTCTATGACGCGACGGTGGAAGCCATGCGGAAGGTCGATCCCAATTTGAAGTTCGTGGCGCTTGCCATGGCGATCCCGGGAAAGAGTCCGGAGATGTTTGCGTACTTTCTGAACCCGGCGCACCATCGCAAGGGTATTCCGATCGATTTCATCTCCTACCACTTCTACGCTTCGCCCGGCGACGACCAAACGCTCGATCACTGGCAGTTCACCTTTTTTGCGGAAGAGGAAGGCTTCCTGAACACAGTCCGCTATATCGAGACCATTCGGAAGCACTATGCTCCCTCGGTGAAGACCGATCTGGATGAGATTGGAGTGATTCTTGCCGAAGATGGGAAGGAGAATGCCCAGCCCGGAAAATACGTCGCAAAAGACGAGCCACCTGCCTATTGGAATCTGGCTGGAGCCATGTATGCCGACCTCTATACGCAATGCGCTCGCATGGGGATCGATGTGATTGGTGAGTCGCAATTGGTGGGCTACAAATCCCAGTTTCCGAGTGTCAGCATGGTGAATTACAAGACTTCAAAGCCCAATGCACGTTTGTTGATCTTGAAGCTGCTTCACGACAACTTCGGACCGGGAGACAAGATTCCTGACACGACCGGTGGAGATTCTTCTCTAACCATCCAGGCCTTCGATACAAAAGAGGGACACAAGCTACTGTTGATCAATAAGCGAAATCGCGGACAGGAAGTTACTCTGCCATCTGACGTGGGAAGTTATCGCGTCTCTCGTGTTGTAACGTCGGCAGCCGACAGCATCGAAACGGCGGAAGCTCAGTCTCGCCGTTCGTTGAAATTGGAACCCTTCGAAGTTGCTGTGCTTACATGGAAGTGA
- a CDS encoding TonB-dependent receptor, whose translation MPQRCRAQSTTGDIVAAVIDPSNAAIPKVGLVLSQVETGQQIKQTGDANGLAVFSSLKPGNYKLIATQPGFRTTELDNITVVIGQRVSLDVRMQVGASSESVTISASEAALLNSESASVGQVINKSSIDTLPLNGRNFIQLTQLTTGAAPIGAGNSPATTWTGRSDTTVSFAGLRESDTSFLVNGIETRNARFGNTGIRPSVDAIQEFRVQRTTFGAEFGHAASIVNTELLGGANPFHLVLFELNRNRAYAANTYFAKQAGAQQPALNQNNFGATLSGPVLLPKIYNGRDKTFFMFNFEAFRLTQGQTLTSIYPSVAQLQGNLADDSAGTGLYPTNSAFCAANSSSAKCVDVINPLTNQPFAGNIIPTAQLDATAQKALQFIPAPNLGSAGGVNFPSFNTIRTPRNTQSINQYNVRLDHRFSDRDSIYATWSDSNDILYSPAINPLGGNTAPLNDHLWTGTYAHVFSPTLFNEFRFGVNDSATFRNAESAFGPNYAGDLFGLPYANNADAATYGVPNFGISGFGPVGSITEVIGADDKNYQVSDNLTWTHGRLTSVNGLQYLHESFTQITDFGSNPNLVYNNGYSTRNASGNRVSSIGLSDFLLGEPYSITAASGDSTQSLHTAYYGFFSQNNWKVLPSLTLNLGLRYEYAGSPIESRDRSQFFDTTNGQFYYAGSTIRRSIVKPDKNNFAPRLGFAWRPPSLTNTVIRGGVGTYYATDNFNEEQFKNQGSPFYTSRSNTPSSTTPVSIFNPFASSSTAFPPANANIFTLDQNNRTSYINQWGLDIQQSFASDYLFELEYAGGSGQKLAQRRNANIGAVDTTGKIPLLNRVPFPQYGFILVTGNYGRSNYNALTAKLEKRLSHGNSFLVAYTFSKAIDIGITDDFSALSTDFFRYDRGVSDYHVPHRLVISYAYQLPFGRGKTFFGTAPLPVEYLIGGWQFNGITSFSSGQYSTPTLAGDNLNIGSFSQSRPNRVSDPRIGRNTPTQWFNVAAFVQPAFGTPGNAGRNSVEQPGYQNWDASLFKAFPVKDRANFQLRLEAFNLFNHTQFGSANTSVGPGFGSITSTRAARIVQVGGRFQF comes from the coding sequence ATGCCGCAGAGGTGTAGAGCACAATCGACTACCGGAGATATCGTCGCGGCAGTCATTGACCCATCGAACGCTGCCATCCCGAAGGTGGGGCTCGTTCTTTCGCAGGTCGAGACCGGTCAACAGATCAAGCAGACCGGTGATGCGAACGGCCTGGCGGTCTTCAGCTCGCTCAAGCCGGGCAACTATAAACTGATTGCGACGCAGCCCGGCTTCAGAACAACGGAGTTGGACAACATCACGGTGGTCATCGGACAGCGTGTCAGCCTGGACGTGCGGATGCAGGTGGGAGCAAGCAGCGAGTCTGTGACGATCTCCGCCAGTGAAGCCGCTCTTCTCAACTCAGAGAGCGCCTCCGTGGGTCAGGTGATCAATAAAAGCAGCATCGATACGCTGCCGCTGAATGGCCGCAATTTCATTCAACTGACTCAGCTGACCACAGGGGCCGCACCCATCGGCGCAGGCAATTCTCCTGCAACAACATGGACTGGCCGCTCCGACACGACGGTGTCCTTCGCTGGCCTTCGGGAGAGCGACACGAGCTTCCTGGTGAACGGAATCGAGACGCGCAATGCCCGGTTTGGCAATACGGGCATTCGTCCCTCGGTGGACGCCATCCAGGAGTTCCGCGTGCAGAGGACGACCTTCGGCGCTGAGTTCGGACATGCTGCTTCCATCGTCAACACGGAGTTGCTGGGCGGCGCAAACCCGTTCCATCTCGTCCTGTTTGAACTGAATCGCAACCGCGCCTACGCTGCCAATACCTACTTTGCAAAGCAGGCGGGAGCGCAGCAGCCAGCGCTGAATCAGAACAACTTTGGTGCTACGTTGAGCGGGCCTGTTCTTCTGCCGAAGATTTATAACGGGCGAGACAAGACATTTTTCATGTTCAACTTTGAAGCCTTTCGGCTGACCCAGGGGCAGACGCTGACGAGCATCTATCCGTCGGTCGCGCAACTGCAAGGCAATCTAGCGGACGATAGCGCAGGGACTGGGCTCTATCCGACCAACTCAGCCTTTTGCGCTGCGAACTCTTCTTCCGCAAAGTGCGTTGATGTGATCAATCCCCTGACCAACCAGCCTTTCGCAGGAAATATTATTCCGACGGCGCAGCTCGATGCTACTGCGCAGAAGGCACTGCAGTTTATTCCTGCTCCGAACCTTGGAAGCGCCGGAGGTGTGAACTTCCCGAGCTTTAACACAATCCGTACACCGCGCAATACGCAGAGCATCAATCAGTACAACGTTCGACTGGATCACAGGTTCAGTGATCGCGACAGCATCTATGCGACCTGGTCCGACAGCAATGACATCCTGTACTCACCGGCGATTAATCCACTCGGTGGCAATACGGCGCCTTTGAACGACCATCTCTGGACGGGTACTTACGCACACGTCTTCTCACCGACTCTCTTCAACGAATTCCGATTCGGTGTCAACGACTCGGCGACCTTCCGCAATGCAGAGAGTGCCTTTGGTCCAAACTACGCGGGCGATCTGTTTGGGCTACCGTATGCGAACAATGCGGATGCCGCCACGTATGGCGTACCCAACTTCGGCATCTCGGGGTTCGGTCCGGTAGGCTCCATCACCGAAGTGATCGGAGCGGATGACAAGAATTACCAGGTCTCCGACAACCTTACCTGGACGCATGGACGGCTAACCTCGGTCAACGGGCTTCAATACCTGCATGAGAGCTTCACCCAGATCACGGATTTCGGATCGAATCCCAATCTTGTTTATAACAACGGCTATTCGACGCGGAATGCTTCAGGGAATCGTGTGAGCAGCATCGGGCTCAGCGACTTTCTTCTTGGCGAACCCTATTCGATTACGGCAGCCAGTGGCGACTCGACCCAATCCCTGCATACTGCTTACTACGGCTTCTTCTCGCAGAACAACTGGAAGGTCCTCCCGTCGTTGACGCTCAACCTTGGGCTTCGATACGAGTATGCGGGATCTCCCATCGAGTCCCGCGATCGGAGTCAGTTCTTCGATACAACAAACGGTCAGTTCTACTATGCGGGCTCTACGATCCGGCGATCGATTGTGAAGCCGGATAAGAATAACTTTGCGCCTCGCCTAGGCTTTGCATGGCGTCCACCTTCTCTTACCAATACGGTGATTCGCGGCGGTGTAGGAACTTATTACGCCACCGACAACTTCAACGAAGAACAGTTCAAGAACCAGGGAAGCCCCTTCTATACCTCCCGGAGCAATACGCCGAGTTCTACCACTCCTGTCTCGATCTTCAATCCATTCGCTTCGAGCTCCACTGCGTTCCCGCCGGCAAACGCAAATATCTTTACTCTGGATCAGAACAATCGCACGTCTTACATCAACCAATGGGGATTGGATATTCAACAATCCTTTGCATCGGATTATCTTTTTGAACTGGAGTACGCAGGAGGTAGCGGGCAGAAGCTGGCGCAGCGGCGCAATGCGAACATTGGCGCTGTCGATACGACGGGGAAGATCCCCCTCCTGAACCGCGTTCCTTTCCCACAGTATGGCTTCATCCTGGTGACCGGCAACTACGGCCGGTCGAACTACAACGCACTCACCGCGAAACTGGAGAAGCGGCTGAGCCATGGAAATTCTTTTCTGGTTGCTTATACGTTCTCGAAGGCAATCGACATCGGCATCACGGATGACTTCTCTGCTCTCTCGACCGACTTCTTTCGTTACGACCGTGGAGTCTCCGACTACCACGTGCCGCATCGGCTGGTCATAAGCTATGCCTATCAACTTCCGTTCGGCCGTGGCAAAACATTCTTTGGAACGGCTCCTCTTCCCGTGGAGTATCTCATTGGAGGCTGGCAGTTCAACGGGATTACAAGCTTTAGTTCAGGCCAGTACAGCACGCCCACGCTAGCGGGTGACAACCTGAATATCGGCTCCTTCAGTCAATCGCGTCCCAATCGTGTGTCGGACCCGAGGATTGGTCGGAACACCCCCACACAGTGGTTCAACGTGGCAGCGTTCGTACAACCAGCCTTTGGGACTCCGGGCAATGCGGGGCGTAACTCTGTCGAGCAGCCTGGCTATCAAAATTGGGATGCCAGCTTGTTCAAGGCTTTTCCTGTGAAAGATCGTGCTAACTTCCAGTTGCGGCTGGAAGCATTCAATCTCTTCAATCACACACAGTTTGGATCGGCGAATACTTCAGTCGGTCCGGGGTTCGGCTCAATTACATCCACGAGAGCCGCACGCATCGTCCAGGTCGGCGGCAGGTTCCAGTTCTAG
- a CDS encoding L-rhamnose mutarotase: MQRVAFQLCIKEGCEQAYDEAHRRVWPELISELRAAGVVEYSIFRRNQDLFLYMEVLSFDSFLQYLDESEVDRRWQQEMADLFVQVPSLRSGERFAMMNEVFHMSGQKTSTTDQERTNERMSSNGS, from the coding sequence ATGCAACGGGTTGCGTTCCAACTATGCATCAAGGAAGGTTGCGAACAGGCCTATGACGAAGCCCACCGCAGAGTCTGGCCGGAACTTATCTCTGAGCTGCGGGCCGCGGGCGTTGTGGAGTATTCCATCTTTCGACGCAACCAGGACCTGTTTCTGTATATGGAAGTGTTGAGCTTCGATTCTTTTCTTCAGTATCTTGATGAGAGCGAGGTGGACCGGCGATGGCAGCAGGAGATGGCAGACCTGTTTGTGCAGGTTCCCTCTCTACGCTCGGGAGAACGTTTCGCCATGATGAACGAGGTGTTCCATATGTCCGGTCAGAAGACATCTACAACCGACCAAGAGAGAACGAACGAAAGGATGTCATCGAATGGAAGCTGA